The genome window CATGGAGCCTTAGAAGAAGCCAGAAAAAGAAAAGCCAAAACTGTTTTTATTAGTTGTATCCCCCAAGAGCAACTAAAAATAGAAGTAGATGTCGATATTAGACTACTCACAGGCCCTGAAGTTCTAGCAGGTTCAACCCGTCTCAAAGCAGGTACAGTAACAAAAATGGCATTAAACATCATTTCCACAGGGGCAATGGTAAAACTAGGCAAAGTTTACGGCAACAGAATGATCGACGTATCCGTCACCAACAGTAAACTATTAGACAGAGCCTTAAGAATTATTACCGACTTAACCGACTTAGAGCGAGAAAAAGCCCAAGAATTATTAACCGCCAGTGGCTCAAAAGTAAAATTAGCCCTATTAATGCACTGGAAAAACCTTAGTAAAACCCAAGCCCAAACCCTCCTACAAAAATATCAAGGCAACCTACGTCAAGCCGTCAACAACTAAAAATGGTCACCAGAAAAACATTTATAACAAACCATAACATCGAAATATCTTACCTAGAATGGCATCAAGGAAAAACCCCCCTACTACTATTACACGGCATGGCAGACCATAGCCTAGTATGGGAGAATTTAGGAGAATATTTACAACAAAAATATCATATCATCGCCCCCGACCTGAGAGGACACGGCAACAGTAGTAAACCAGAAAAAGGTTATTTCAACGATGATATTATCCATGACCTAGAAGCTCTCCTCCATCACCTACAATGGGATAAAATTCACGTCATCGCCCATTCTTGGAGTGCCAAATTAGTTCCCATTTGGGCAACCCAAAGCCCCCAACTTTTCAAAACCATGACCCTAGTTGATCCCTTTTATATCAACAAAATTCCCCGTTGGAGCAAAATCACATTCCCTTTTTTGTACAAAGTCTTGCCCTTTCTCAAAATGACAGGCACTTTTCCTGACTACCAATCCGCAGAAAATACCGCCAAATCTCTCAAACAATATCAAGGTTGGTCAGAATTACAACAAAAAGTATTTGAATATAGCATTACCCAAAACGAAAATAAACAATGGTCTAGTAAATTTGCATCCCACGCCAAAGATGAAATTTTTACTGACGTCATGCTACAAGCAGGATTAAGCGAAAAATTAACCATTCCTACCCTTTTTATTAAACCCGAAAAAGGACTAAACAAAAGTCCATGGCAAATCAAACCCTTTGAAAAATATCTCCCTAATTTAACCATCAAAACAGTACCAGGAAATCACTGGGCTTTTTTAGTGGAACCAGAACCATTTAATCAAGTTATTGCCGAATTTTTATCTCAAAATTAACTTTCGTCTTTATGAATTTTTTCCCTTAATAAATCAAGTATTTCTCCCGTAATATTAATAATTTGATTAGGACCAAAACCCCCTTTATCAAGTTCCTTAAAAATAGCCTTTGCTACAATATCCGAAATCTTAGCAGGATCTGGAGTAATATTTGAAATTTTATTTCCTTTTTCTTCTACCTCCTTAGATACCGCAATTTCAAGAAATCTTGATTGCAACATATTTTGTAATTCGATAATTTGAATAGATTTACCAATAAAAAGAGCAAATATTTTTAAAATTTCTAAATCCTTATTATTAAAAGGTTTATCATTATTTTGTTCACTCACATTAATAACCCCAATCACCTGATTACCAATAAAAATAGGTGCAGAAATTAAACTTTTATAATCATGCTCTTTTTGTCTCGCCACTTGCACAAATGGAGATTTATTAATATCCTCCACTAGCAAACACTCTCCCGTAGAAGCCACATACCCCGCAATGCCATCATTTAGATGGGTAACTTCCTCATAGGCTTCCTTGGGTAAATCCCCATAATGGGTAAACACCCTTAAATAAGGCTCTTGTTTTTTATTACCTTGACTATCTATTACTCTGGTTTGTAAGAGCATAATAGAACATTTTTTTGACTCTAAAATTTGAGCCGTCATATACGCCAAGTCTTTTAAACCTGTTTCAACATTGCTATTTTTTTCTAAAAAATTAGTAACCCCTAATAATTGGAATAAAAAGCCTTCAGACTTAAGGGAGGGGTTTTCGTTTACGAGATTTTGAGAATCACTGGATGTTGTTTTTATCATTTTTTCTGCCATGGTAATAAAATTATTGATAATATTGACAAAATTATAATCCTAAATTTTGCTTACTTTTTTCTTTTCTGTAGTGTTTTTTTAATATTTTTTTATCAATAAAGTTAGGGAAAACTATATGGAAATATTCATAAAGTATCAATCAAATTTTTAATAAGTTTAGGAAAACAATTGTTGTAAATATCTATATGTGAATGTCTATATTTGTATGTTAACCAAAATACTATTAATACTCTATGCTTTTCTTAATGAATTGTAATAATGATAATCTTTTATAAATGATCAATTTCTTTTGCTTTATCAGGTAAATCAGCATTTTTTTGACCATTACTTCTGAGTTTACCGACCATCATATCTAAGGGAGTTTGAATTAAATCAACAAAATTTCCCTTTCCGATTAATAATTTTAAAATGTTTTTAGGAAACTCCTTAATCAACCAAACTAATAAACGATAACTATATTTTGAAGTGGAATAGTCTGGCATTAATTTTGAGCCATGGAGTTGATGGAGGTATTTGGAGGATTTACCATAACGTTTCCATTGACTTTTAAAATCTTTCATATTATCCCGATGACGATGCAATACTAAAGCATCAGGAACAAATTTTATTTCTGACTCAATTTCTTTAAGAATACGCCAACAAATATCCGCATCTCCGCCAGTCGTCAAATAGGGGCGAAATAATCCCACTACTTTAAGGGCTTCCCTTCGTACAGCCAGATTTGCGGTTTGTCCATAGGGAAAAAACTCATTGGCTAGAGTATATTTTTGGGATAATATATCTCTTTTGTCGGCATATTTTTCCAATATATTATCTCCTTTAATTGCTTTTATTTCCCCTGCCACAATCATAGTTTTAGTATCATTAAATGGTTGTATTAGTTTTTCTAACCAATCTTTTTGAGGACGACAATCTACATCGGTAAAAGCAATAATTTCTCCTTGAGCTTCTTTTATTCCTCTGTTACGAGCAGCGTAG of Cyanobacterium sp. HL-69 contains these proteins:
- a CDS encoding putative glycosyl transferase produces the protein MSKIELFVSVIIPIYNGEKDLPELIECLKNQTYNHEKTEFILVDNNSSDDTFKLIEEKAKILKNINIKCVQENEIQSSYAARNRGIKEAQGEIIAFTDVDCRPQKDWLEKLIQPFNDTKTMIVAGEIKAIKGDNILEKYADKRDILSQKYTLANEFFPYGQTANLAVRREALKVVGLFRPYLTTGGDADICWRILKEIESEIKFVPDALVLHRHRDNMKDFKSQWKRYGKSSKYLHQLHGSKLMPDYSTSKYSYRLLVWLIKEFPKNILKLLIGKGNFVDLIQTPLDMMVGKLRSNGQKNADLPDKAKEIDHL
- a CDS encoding Two-component response regulator, producing the protein MAEKMIKTTSSDSQNLVNENPSLKSEGFLFQLLGVTNFLEKNSNVETGLKDLAYMTAQILESKKCSIMLLQTRVIDSQGNKKQEPYLRVFTHYGDLPKEAYEEVTHLNDGIAGYVASTGECLLVEDINKSPFVQVARQKEHDYKSLISAPIFIGNQVIGVINVSEQNNDKPFNNKDLEILKIFALFIGKSIQIIELQNMLQSRFLEIAVSKEVEEKGNKISNITPDPAKISDIVAKAIFKELDKGGFGPNQIINITGEILDLLREKIHKDES
- the murQ gene encoding N-acetylmuramic acid 6-phosphate etherase MurQ, translated to MNNEITRGHLLTEQINPLSTNLDQLSCLEIVDVFNQEDQKTVDAIALARESLAQAIDITAQSLGKGGRLFYIGAGTSGRLGVLDAAECPPTFCTDPTLVQGILAGGEGAMFKSSEALEDLPEDGAKAIALNDITEIDVVIGITAGGTTPYVHGALEEARKRKAKTVFISCIPQEQLKIEVDVDIRLLTGPEVLAGSTRLKAGTVTKMALNIISTGAMVKLGKVYGNRMIDVSVTNSKLLDRALRIITDLTDLEREKAQELLTASGSKVKLALLMHWKNLSKTQAQTLLQKYQGNLRQAVNN
- a CDS encoding Alpha/beta hydrolase fold; its protein translation is MVTRKTFITNHNIEISYLEWHQGKTPLLLLHGMADHSLVWENLGEYLQQKYHIIAPDLRGHGNSSKPEKGYFNDDIIHDLEALLHHLQWDKIHVIAHSWSAKLVPIWATQSPQLFKTMTLVDPFYINKIPRWSKITFPFLYKVLPFLKMTGTFPDYQSAENTAKSLKQYQGWSELQQKVFEYSITQNENKQWSSKFASHAKDEIFTDVMLQAGLSEKLTIPTLFIKPEKGLNKSPWQIKPFEKYLPNLTIKTVPGNHWAFLVEPEPFNQVIAEFLSQN